DNA from Arcobacter lacus:
TCACATTTTATTATTTTTTATTTATATTTACATATAAAGGGGTTAAATATACACAATAAATTTTGTAAATTATTCATATGTCAATAAACTTAAAATAGCTATAATCCGATAATTACAAAGTATATATAAAGGAAAAAATTGAAAATTAGTGTAAATTCTCTTTGTCCCTGTGGAAGTTTAAAAAAATACAAAAAATGTTGTAAAATTTTCCATGACAATATAAAAAAACCATCAAATGCTTTAGAACTTATGAAATCAAGATTTAGTGCTTATGCTTTTAAACAAAGTGAATATATTATAAAAACTACTCATAAAGATAATCCTGATTTTTCTACGAACATATCTGTATGGAAAGAGGAAATAGAGATGTTTTCTAAAAATACAAATTTTGAGAAATTAGAGATTTTAAACTTTGAAGAAAGTGAATTTGAAGCTTTTGTAACATTTAAAGCAACCCTATTTCAAAATAACAGTGATATATCTTTTATAGAAAAAAGTAGATTTAAAAAACTTGGTGATATTTGGCTTTATGTAGATGGAAAGTTTTATGATAAAGATGAAAAATTATTAAATTAGAATAATTTCAATACTTATATTTTTGTCTTTTGAAGTAACTACTATCGTTTCTAATACTGATGTTGCCATTTGTTATCCTTAAACTAAAATGCTATGTTTAAAATAAGTCCAATAAAAATTAGTATTACACCT
Protein-coding regions in this window:
- a CDS encoding YchJ family protein — protein: MKISVNSLCPCGSLKKYKKCCKIFHDNIKKPSNALELMKSRFSAYAFKQSEYIIKTTHKDNPDFSTNISVWKEEIEMFSKNTNFEKLEILNFEESEFEAFVTFKATLFQNNSDISFIEKSRFKKLGDIWLYVDGKFYDKDEKLLN